From the Pomacea canaliculata isolate SZHN2017 linkage group LG4, ASM307304v1, whole genome shotgun sequence genome, one window contains:
- the LOC112561835 gene encoding lysophospholipase D GDPD1-like: METYTLVATMVFVAMVAGYVITSFILLKYPNLIHKRKVLAFRPKHISHRGGAAENLENTMTAFKHAAKIGTQMLELDCHLTADGQVVVSHDVKLSRTCGEDIAVAETKYEHLPLLKYTLELDFNNYHQVSGEDRQIPLLRDVFAAFPLMPINVDVKVNDDKLIQEVNALIQEFKREHITAWGNHSSAVVEKLYKTNPNIPLIFSLRRVVELLILFYTGLLPFVPIKESLLEVIMPTIVLDKRNFKREFSRSQILLFKLMDILLMRPALIKHLEKRGIQTYIWVLNNEEEFDRAFRLGVTGVMTDFPTMLAAYLDKKYPGWKNYESTGISSDVSAFSH, from the exons ATGGAAACATACACACTGGTGGCGACAATGGTGTTTGTAGCGATGGTAGCGGGCTATGTTATAACATCATTCATTCTCCTCAAATATCCCAATCTCATCCACAAAAGAAAGGTGCTGGCTTTCAGACCCAAGCACATCAGCCACAGAGGAG GTGCTGCAGAAAACTTGGAAAATACAATGACTGCTTTTAAACA tgcaGCTAAGATTGGCACCCAAATGCTAGAGCTAGACTGTCACCTAACAGCTGATGGACAAGTTGTAGTGTCACACGATGTCAAACTTTCTCGTACATGTGGTGAAGACATAGCAGTTGCAGAAACAAAGTATGAA caTCTTCCATTGCTGAAATACACACTTGAGCTTGATTTTAATAATT ATCATCAAGTGAGTGGGGAAGACAGACAGATTCCACTATTAAGGGATGTGTTTGCAGCTTTTCCACTAATGCCAATAAATGTTGATGTCAAAGTAAATGATGACAAGTTGATTCAAGAG GTGAATGCCTTGATACAAGAATTTAAGAGGGAGCATATCACAGCCTGGGGAAACCATAGTTCTGCAGTTGtagaaaaattatataaaaca AATCCTAACATACCCCTGATTTTCTCACTGCGTCGTGTTGTTGAGCTTCTCATCCTGTTCTACACaggattacttccctttgttCCAATCAAGGAGTCGCTGCTAGAAGTCATTATGCCCACCATTGTTCTCGA CAAACGAAACTTCAAGAGAGAGTTCTCAAGATCACAGATCCTGCTTTTCAAATTGATGGATAT TCTACTGATGAGACCTGCTCTTATAAAACACCTTGAGAAGCGAGGAATACAG ACATATATATGGGTACTGAACAATGAAGAAGAATTTGATCGCGCGTTTCGACTTGGAGTAACAGGGGTTATGACAGATTTCCCAACCATGCTTGCTGCATATCTTGACAAAAAATATCCAGGCTGGAAGAACTATGAAAGCACAGGCATTTCTTCCgatgtttctgctttttcaCACTAG